The Flavobacterium marginilacus genome window below encodes:
- a CDS encoding 3-oxoacyl-ACP synthase III family protein codes for MYHSKITGLGYYVPDNVVTNDDLSKIIDTNDEWIQERTGIQERRHIIRGEDTTTSMGVKAAKIAIERSGVAASDIDFVVFATLSPDYYFPGPGVLVQRDLGLRTVGALDVRNQCSGFVYALSVADQYIKTGMYKNILVIGSEVHSTGLDMTTRGRGVSVIFGDGAGAAVLSREEDLSKGILSTHLHSEGIHAEELALTAPGMGARWVTDIIADNNPDDESYFPYMNGQFVFKNAVVRFAEVINEGLEANNLQVSDIDMLIPHQANLRISQFIQKKFGLEDDQVFNNIQKYGNTTAASIPIALTEAWEKGKIKSGDTVVLAAFGSGFTWASAIIKW; via the coding sequence ATGTACCATTCAAAAATAACGGGATTGGGATATTATGTCCCAGATAATGTAGTGACTAATGATGATTTGTCCAAAATCATTGATACCAATGACGAATGGATTCAGGAAAGAACAGGTATTCAGGAGAGAAGACATATCATCAGAGGTGAGGACACTACTACTTCAATGGGTGTGAAAGCGGCCAAAATTGCGATAGAGCGTTCAGGTGTTGCTGCATCTGATATTGATTTTGTTGTATTTGCAACACTGAGTCCCGATTATTATTTTCCAGGACCGGGTGTTTTGGTACAGCGGGATCTGGGATTGAGAACAGTTGGAGCATTAGATGTTAGAAACCAATGTTCGGGTTTTGTTTACGCACTTTCTGTAGCCGACCAATACATTAAAACGGGAATGTATAAAAATATTCTGGTAATTGGTTCCGAAGTTCATTCTACTGGATTGGATATGACAACACGAGGCAGAGGTGTTTCGGTGATTTTTGGAGATGGAGCAGGAGCTGCTGTTTTGAGCAGAGAAGAAGATCTGTCGAAAGGTATTTTGTCAACACACCTGCATTCAGAAGGAATTCATGCTGAAGAATTAGCTTTGACTGCACCGGGAATGGGAGCGCGATGGGTTACCGATATTATTGCTGACAATAACCCAGATGACGAAAGTTATTTTCCTTATATGAACGGACAGTTTGTATTTAAAAATGCAGTGGTTCGTTTTGCTGAAGTTATCAATGAAGGTTTGGAAGCCAATAATCTGCAGGTTTCGGATATTGATATGCTGATTCCGCATCAGGCAAATTTGAGAATTTCGCAGTTTATACAAAAGAAATTCGGGCTAGAAGATGATCAGGTGTTCAATAATATTCAAAAATATGGAAATACTACTGCTGCTTCTATTCCGATTGCCTTGACCGAAGCTTGGGAGAAAGGAAAAATAAAATCCGGCGATACCGTAGTTTTAGCAGCTTTCGGAAGCGGATTTACATGGGCG